The proteins below come from a single Paramormyrops kingsleyae isolate MSU_618 chromosome 25, PKINGS_0.4, whole genome shotgun sequence genomic window:
- the LOC140582987 gene encoding uncharacterized protein isoform X2, whose amino-acid sequence MDMLLKVKYLSVKKYIKLHEGFTYLEFISEAKSKFGLPDDAQLDIFDETDTAVDEDIFLELVEAHPDLCLTVCERILDFSPLAHSTPSSSDTVSSLTDTISLSSNDNDLREQDIPAGCSRSSKEGSSASEAAKEVENALKRKPGGEDILEEYKAEKSLRHRTRRQLVNILASDMTERHGIPSRQQREKYALGIITLFPALKDPFSPKGYEHFYDGVRGTGYLAWRLKTMSRSTTKRPVKEISVPQEQGPKRRRSPTTLPQQLDGDACKEAISFLVHSPDEASVFQKMKMTFQHRQDLLHDPQRTADVFKTFPRFLDVKGLVNQDFILLFGAETASKLLEKWDTSIKPKVIKEAKHLTQSADLCRLLKAAEKLTGNDENDWDSDMASLLLLLHLLPPTAGRKRRAKISPSDATDKMVHFHKSCCSIDDHLKEGDGKQPYILAVGRTQSRIDTFYIAVDKQLIPCQATSSLSAFDELFKTHYVLNLSYDESLVHLYSFVQTTIFNIDATSTDESPRVRELRAKILNENNV is encoded by the exons Atg GACATGTTGCTAAAAGTGAAGTACCTCAGTGTAAAGAAATATATCAAATTGCATGAAGGCTTCACTTATTTAGAATTTATCAGTGAAG CCAAAAGCAAGTTCGGACTTCCTGATGATGCTCAATTGGACATTTTTGATGAAACTGACACAGCAGTTGATGAAGACATTTTTCTTGAGTTAGTGGAGGCCCATCCAGACCTATGTCTCACAGTATGTGAAAGGATTCTAG ATTTTTCTCCCTTAGCTCATTCAACACCATCTTCCTCGGATACAGTATCATCCCTCACGGATACTATATCACTTTCATCAAATGACAATGACCTAAGGGAACAGGACattcctgcaggctgcagtaGATCCAGCAAAGAAGGCAGTTCTGCGTCTGAGGCTGCAAAAGAG GTTGAAAATGCCCTGAAAAGGAAGCCTGGCGGAGAGGATATTCTGGAAGAATACAAGGCAGAAAAATCACTGAGACACCGCACCCGGAGACAGCTAGTTAACATATTGGCTAGTGATATGACTGAGAGACATGG GATTCCCTCCCGTCAGCAAAGGGAGAAGTACGCCCTTGGAATTATTACTCTCTTTCCTGCATTGAAGGATCCCTTTTCTCCAAAGGGCTAT GAGCATTTCTACGATGGGGTGAGGGGCACTGGTTATTTAGCCTGGCGCCTCAAGACCATGTCCAGGTCTACAACCAAACGTCCAGTCAAGGAAATCTCAGTGCCTCAAGAACAAGGGCCAAAGCGCCGGAGATCACCAACCACACTGCCTCAACAACTTGACGGAGATGCCTGCAAGGAAGCCATTTCATTTCTGGTTCACTCTCCTGATGAAGCAAGTGTATTTCAGAAGATGAAAATGACGTTCCAACACCGCCAGGACCTGTTGCATGACCCACAAAGAACTGCAgatgttttcaaaacatttccACGCTTTTTGGATGTCAAAGGACTC GTCAATCAAGACTTCATCCTGCTGTTTGGTGCTGAAACAGCCTCCAAGTTGCTTGAGAAGTGGGACACATCAATCAAGCCAAAGGTTATCAAAGAGGCAAAACATCTGACTCAGTCAGCTGACCTCTGCCGTCTGCTAAAGGCTGCAGAGAAACTCACGGGGAATGATGAAAATG ACTGGGACAGTGACATGGCTtccctgctgctgcttcttcaTCTTTTGCCACCCACAGCTGGACGAAAGAGGAGAGCCAAAATAAGTCCAAGTGATGCAACAGATAAAATGGTGCACTTTCACAAG TCATGCTGCAGCATTGATGACCACCTGAAAGAAGGAGATGGTAAACAACCATATATTCTCGCTGTTGGCCGAACCCAGAGCAGGATCGACACCTTCTACATCGCAGTGGACAAACAACTCATCCCCTGCCAAGCCACCAGCTCCTTGAGTGCTTTTGACGAACTTTTCAAAACCCACTACGTGCTCAACTTATCTTACGATGAATCACTGGTACATCTCTACAGTTTTGTGCAGACTACCATATTCAACATTGATGCTACCTCAACAGATGAGTCACCACGTGTTCGTGAGTTACGTGCAAAAATTTTGAATGAGAAcaatgtataa
- the LOC140582987 gene encoding uncharacterized protein isoform X1, with product MDMLLKVKYLSVKKYIKLHEGFTYLEFISEAKSKFGLPDDAQLDIFDETDTAVDEDIFLELVEAHPDLCLTVCERILDFSPLAHSTPSSSDTVSSLTDTISLSSNDNDLREQDIPAGCSRSSKEGSSASEAAKEVENALKRKPGGEDILEEYKAEKSLRHRTRRQLVNILASDMTERHGRIPSRQQREKYALGIITLFPALKDPFSPKGYEHFYDGVRGTGYLAWRLKTMSRSTTKRPVKEISVPQEQGPKRRRSPTTLPQQLDGDACKEAISFLVHSPDEASVFQKMKMTFQHRQDLLHDPQRTADVFKTFPRFLDVKGLVNQDFILLFGAETASKLLEKWDTSIKPKVIKEAKHLTQSADLCRLLKAAEKLTGNDENDWDSDMASLLLLLHLLPPTAGRKRRAKISPSDATDKMVHFHKSCCSIDDHLKEGDGKQPYILAVGRTQSRIDTFYIAVDKQLIPCQATSSLSAFDELFKTHYVLNLSYDESLVHLYSFVQTTIFNIDATSTDESPRVRELRAKILNENNV from the exons Atg GACATGTTGCTAAAAGTGAAGTACCTCAGTGTAAAGAAATATATCAAATTGCATGAAGGCTTCACTTATTTAGAATTTATCAGTGAAG CCAAAAGCAAGTTCGGACTTCCTGATGATGCTCAATTGGACATTTTTGATGAAACTGACACAGCAGTTGATGAAGACATTTTTCTTGAGTTAGTGGAGGCCCATCCAGACCTATGTCTCACAGTATGTGAAAGGATTCTAG ATTTTTCTCCCTTAGCTCATTCAACACCATCTTCCTCGGATACAGTATCATCCCTCACGGATACTATATCACTTTCATCAAATGACAATGACCTAAGGGAACAGGACattcctgcaggctgcagtaGATCCAGCAAAGAAGGCAGTTCTGCGTCTGAGGCTGCAAAAGAG GTTGAAAATGCCCTGAAAAGGAAGCCTGGCGGAGAGGATATTCTGGAAGAATACAAGGCAGAAAAATCACTGAGACACCGCACCCGGAGACAGCTAGTTAACATATTGGCTAGTGATATGACTGAGAGACATGG CAGGATTCCCTCCCGTCAGCAAAGGGAGAAGTACGCCCTTGGAATTATTACTCTCTTTCCTGCATTGAAGGATCCCTTTTCTCCAAAGGGCTAT GAGCATTTCTACGATGGGGTGAGGGGCACTGGTTATTTAGCCTGGCGCCTCAAGACCATGTCCAGGTCTACAACCAAACGTCCAGTCAAGGAAATCTCAGTGCCTCAAGAACAAGGGCCAAAGCGCCGGAGATCACCAACCACACTGCCTCAACAACTTGACGGAGATGCCTGCAAGGAAGCCATTTCATTTCTGGTTCACTCTCCTGATGAAGCAAGTGTATTTCAGAAGATGAAAATGACGTTCCAACACCGCCAGGACCTGTTGCATGACCCACAAAGAACTGCAgatgttttcaaaacatttccACGCTTTTTGGATGTCAAAGGACTC GTCAATCAAGACTTCATCCTGCTGTTTGGTGCTGAAACAGCCTCCAAGTTGCTTGAGAAGTGGGACACATCAATCAAGCCAAAGGTTATCAAAGAGGCAAAACATCTGACTCAGTCAGCTGACCTCTGCCGTCTGCTAAAGGCTGCAGAGAAACTCACGGGGAATGATGAAAATG ACTGGGACAGTGACATGGCTtccctgctgctgcttcttcaTCTTTTGCCACCCACAGCTGGACGAAAGAGGAGAGCCAAAATAAGTCCAAGTGATGCAACAGATAAAATGGTGCACTTTCACAAG TCATGCTGCAGCATTGATGACCACCTGAAAGAAGGAGATGGTAAACAACCATATATTCTCGCTGTTGGCCGAACCCAGAGCAGGATCGACACCTTCTACATCGCAGTGGACAAACAACTCATCCCCTGCCAAGCCACCAGCTCCTTGAGTGCTTTTGACGAACTTTTCAAAACCCACTACGTGCTCAACTTATCTTACGATGAATCACTGGTACATCTCTACAGTTTTGTGCAGACTACCATATTCAACATTGATGCTACCTCAACAGATGAGTCACCACGTGTTCGTGAGTTACGTGCAAAAATTTTGAATGAGAAcaatgtataa
- the LOC140582987 gene encoding uncharacterized protein isoform X3: protein MLLKVKYLSVKKYIKLHEGFTYLEFISEAKSKFGLPDDAQLDIFDETDTAVDEDIFLELVEAHPDLCLTVCERILDFSPLAHSTPSSSDTVSSLTDTISLSSNDNDLREQDIPAGCSRSSKEGSSASEAAKEVENALKRKPGGEDILEEYKAEKSLRHRTRRQLVNILASDMTERHGRIPSRQQREKYALGIITLFPALKDPFSPKGYEHFYDGVRGTGYLAWRLKTMSRSTTKRPVKEISVPQEQGPKRRRSPTTLPQQLDGDACKEAISFLVHSPDEASVFQKMKMTFQHRQDLLHDPQRTADVFKTFPRFLDVKGLVNQDFILLFGAETASKLLEKWDTSIKPKVIKEAKHLTQSADLCRLLKAAEKLTGNDENDWDSDMASLLLLLHLLPPTAGRKRRAKISPSDATDKMVHFHKSCCSIDDHLKEGDGKQPYILAVGRTQSRIDTFYIAVDKQLIPCQATSSLSAFDELFKTHYVLNLSYDESLVHLYSFVQTTIFNIDATSTDESPRVRELRAKILNENNV from the exons ATGTTGCTAAAAGTGAAGTACCTCAGTGTAAAGAAATATATCAAATTGCATGAAGGCTTCACTTATTTAGAATTTATCAGTGAAG CCAAAAGCAAGTTCGGACTTCCTGATGATGCTCAATTGGACATTTTTGATGAAACTGACACAGCAGTTGATGAAGACATTTTTCTTGAGTTAGTGGAGGCCCATCCAGACCTATGTCTCACAGTATGTGAAAGGATTCTAG ATTTTTCTCCCTTAGCTCATTCAACACCATCTTCCTCGGATACAGTATCATCCCTCACGGATACTATATCACTTTCATCAAATGACAATGACCTAAGGGAACAGGACattcctgcaggctgcagtaGATCCAGCAAAGAAGGCAGTTCTGCGTCTGAGGCTGCAAAAGAG GTTGAAAATGCCCTGAAAAGGAAGCCTGGCGGAGAGGATATTCTGGAAGAATACAAGGCAGAAAAATCACTGAGACACCGCACCCGGAGACAGCTAGTTAACATATTGGCTAGTGATATGACTGAGAGACATGG CAGGATTCCCTCCCGTCAGCAAAGGGAGAAGTACGCCCTTGGAATTATTACTCTCTTTCCTGCATTGAAGGATCCCTTTTCTCCAAAGGGCTAT GAGCATTTCTACGATGGGGTGAGGGGCACTGGTTATTTAGCCTGGCGCCTCAAGACCATGTCCAGGTCTACAACCAAACGTCCAGTCAAGGAAATCTCAGTGCCTCAAGAACAAGGGCCAAAGCGCCGGAGATCACCAACCACACTGCCTCAACAACTTGACGGAGATGCCTGCAAGGAAGCCATTTCATTTCTGGTTCACTCTCCTGATGAAGCAAGTGTATTTCAGAAGATGAAAATGACGTTCCAACACCGCCAGGACCTGTTGCATGACCCACAAAGAACTGCAgatgttttcaaaacatttccACGCTTTTTGGATGTCAAAGGACTC GTCAATCAAGACTTCATCCTGCTGTTTGGTGCTGAAACAGCCTCCAAGTTGCTTGAGAAGTGGGACACATCAATCAAGCCAAAGGTTATCAAAGAGGCAAAACATCTGACTCAGTCAGCTGACCTCTGCCGTCTGCTAAAGGCTGCAGAGAAACTCACGGGGAATGATGAAAATG ACTGGGACAGTGACATGGCTtccctgctgctgcttcttcaTCTTTTGCCACCCACAGCTGGACGAAAGAGGAGAGCCAAAATAAGTCCAAGTGATGCAACAGATAAAATGGTGCACTTTCACAAG TCATGCTGCAGCATTGATGACCACCTGAAAGAAGGAGATGGTAAACAACCATATATTCTCGCTGTTGGCCGAACCCAGAGCAGGATCGACACCTTCTACATCGCAGTGGACAAACAACTCATCCCCTGCCAAGCCACCAGCTCCTTGAGTGCTTTTGACGAACTTTTCAAAACCCACTACGTGCTCAACTTATCTTACGATGAATCACTGGTACATCTCTACAGTTTTGTGCAGACTACCATATTCAACATTGATGCTACCTCAACAGATGAGTCACCACGTGTTCGTGAGTTACGTGCAAAAATTTTGAATGAGAAcaatgtataa